One stretch of Carassius gibelio isolate Cgi1373 ecotype wild population from Czech Republic chromosome B1, carGib1.2-hapl.c, whole genome shotgun sequence DNA includes these proteins:
- the LOC127948367 gene encoding ADP/ATP translocase 1, whose translation MSDAVISFLKDFLAGGVAAAISKTAVAPIERVKLLLQVQHASKQITVDKQYKGIIDCVVRIPKEQGFLSFWRGNLANVIRYFPTQALNFAFKDKYKKIFLGGVNQKTQFWRYFAGNLASGGAAGATSLCFVYPLDFARTRLAADIGKGSAEREFSGLWNCLAKIYKSDGLRGLYQGFNVSVQGIIIYRAAYFGVYDTAKGMLPDPKNTHIVISWMIAQTVTAAAGIISYPFDTVRRRMMMQSGRKGADIMYKGTIDCWKKITKDEGAKAFFKGAWSNVIRGMGGAFVLVLYDEIKKFT comes from the exons ATGTCTGACGCGGTGATCAGCTTTTTGAAGGATTTCTTGGCCGGTGGTGTGGCTGCTGCCATCTCAAAGACAGCTGTGGCCCCCATTGAAAGAGTCAAACTGTTATTGCAG GTCCAGCATGCCAGCAAACAGATCACAGTTGACAAACAGTACAAAGGGATCATCGACTGCGTAGTGAGAATTCCCAAAGAGCAGGGATTCCTGTCTTTCTGGAGAGGCAACCTTGCCAACGTCATCAGATACTTCCCCACACAAGCCCTCAACTTTGCCTTCAAGGACAAGTACAAGAAAATCTTCCTTGGAGGAGTGAACCAGAAGACCCAGTTCTGGCGTTACTTTGCTGGTAACCTGGCCTCTGGCGGTGCTGCCGGGGCCACCTCTCTGTGCTTCGTCTACCCTCTCGACTTTGCCAGAACAAGGCTTGCTGCTGATATCGGCAAAGGTTCAGCGGAGAGAGAGTTCTCTGGTCTTTGGAACTGCCTTGCCAAGATTTACAAGTCTGATGGTCTTAGGGGTCTCTACCAAGGCTTCAACGTTTCTGTCCAGGGCATTATTATCTACAGAGCTGCGTACTTTGGTGTCTATGATACAGCTAAAG GTATGCTCCCAGACCCCAAGAACACACACATTGTCATCAGCTGGATGATTGCCCAGACTGTCACAGCTGCTGCCGGTATCATTTCATATCCCTTCGACACCGTCAGACGTCGTATGATGATGCAGTCTGGACGCAAAGGAG CTGACATCATGTACAAGGGCACAATCGACTGTTGGAAGAAGATCACCAAGGATGAGGGAGCCAAAGCTTTCTTCAAGGGTGCCTGGTCTAACGTGATCAGAGGCATGGGTGGTGCTTTTGTGCTGGTCCTGTATGACGAGATCAAGAAGTTCACATAA